In Mycoplasmopsis cynos, the following are encoded in one genomic region:
- a CDS encoding glycosyl hydrolase family 65 protein: MNFLKYDVENKTISQVKFDRNVTAKTESIFALGNGRIGIRSADEERAFYNKEDFFVNGIFNRDTRDEVSELANLADLMTTPIYFDNSEFEVLEQDKYEKTLYLYEGVLKREVEIKRDYGKFHLTFERFVSQDDLNVYGHKITIKAIEVKNENGLLITFKPAINGQVTNNGTQHFGEGLKSRPTQKSLQMDQTTTISKRYVVHNLLTNLYFNDKEVEGGTDDYVVEMKRRYIGFKIRQKVKTGDVLVLEKVMSVHTSVDNKLLLNKDEIKEIANQKHSYLLTTNYNQLKAASIEMMVSRARKQFYVKIEGGEEAKYDLLALDFGVFHLNGFVPRHSKNMNVGAKGLSGEGYQGHTYWDTEFFINPIYLFNEPKIARNLLTYRYKGIHSARLKAKEEKERPEESNLLGAQYPWEMAWPTDGEVCPYWGQADVVTGKQVPITSRRQEIHVSADVAYAVNQYFQITRDYKFMEEMGYEMIIDTAIFYSNRAEVQPDGTYEIKDVMGPNEYKGNIDNNAYINMFAKYNINLALKYIDFLKSKKPEIWEVIQTKIPYEIDYSKLKLVANNLKQQAPNKDLIIAENDQFLELSKVDISAFQMLGDAGKKLFSTKEGQKVLASQLVKQADVVLLLNILPHLYTKEVRKANFDYYEPITTHDSSLSPATYAIEAVRLRMLKQAYKLFKYGINIDLGQNMHSSNAGIHAGALASIYQMIIFGYGGLDWHDDKLHINPILPEQWTKLTYRFKYQSNHFEVIVNKEKFSVQMISETIKKPTWIWIGDKKVQFENNEIYEFGVIENV; encoded by the coding sequence ATGAACTTTTTAAAGTATGATGTTGAGAATAAGACTATTTCTCAAGTTAAGTTTGATAGGAATGTTACAGCAAAAACAGAAAGTATTTTTGCACTTGGTAACGGTCGAATTGGTATTAGAAGTGCTGATGAAGAGAGAGCTTTTTATAATAAAGAAGACTTTTTTGTAAATGGAATATTTAATAGAGATACACGTGATGAAGTCTCTGAATTAGCTAATTTAGCCGATTTAATGACAACACCAATTTATTTTGATAATTCCGAATTTGAAGTATTAGAGCAAGATAAATATGAAAAGACTCTTTATTTGTATGAAGGTGTTTTAAAAAGAGAAGTAGAAATCAAAAGAGATTATGGTAAATTTCATTTAACTTTCGAGCGTTTTGTTTCACAGGATGATCTAAATGTTTATGGACATAAAATAACAATAAAAGCTATAGAAGTTAAAAATGAAAATGGTCTTTTAATTACATTTAAACCTGCTATAAATGGTCAAGTAACTAATAATGGAACACAACATTTTGGTGAAGGACTTAAATCACGTCCAACACAAAAATCATTACAAATGGATCAAACAACAACTATTTCAAAACGTTATGTTGTTCATAATCTTTTAACTAACTTATATTTTAATGATAAAGAAGTTGAAGGCGGAACAGATGATTATGTCGTTGAAATGAAAAGACGTTATATTGGATTCAAAATCAGACAAAAGGTTAAAACTGGTGATGTTTTAGTCCTTGAAAAAGTTATGTCTGTGCATACATCTGTTGATAATAAGTTATTGTTAAATAAAGATGAAATTAAAGAAATAGCAAATCAAAAACATTCATATTTATTGACTACTAATTACAATCAATTAAAGGCTGCATCTATTGAGATGATGGTTTCAAGAGCTAGAAAACAATTTTATGTAAAAATCGAAGGTGGAGAAGAGGCAAAGTATGACTTGTTAGCTCTTGATTTTGGTGTTTTTCACTTAAATGGATTTGTTCCAAGACATTCAAAAAATATGAACGTAGGAGCAAAAGGACTTTCAGGCGAAGGTTATCAAGGACACACATATTGAGATACTGAATTTTTTATTAATCCAATTTATTTATTTAATGAACCAAAAATCGCACGTAATCTGTTAACATATAGATACAAAGGTATTCATAGTGCAAGATTAAAGGCAAAAGAGGAAAAAGAAAGACCTGAAGAAAGTAATTTATTAGGGGCTCAATATCCATGAGAAATGGCGTGACCTACAGATGGTGAAGTTTGTCCATATTGAGGTCAAGCAGATGTTGTCACTGGAAAACAAGTCCCAATTACTTCGCGGCGTCAAGAAATTCATGTTTCTGCAGATGTTGCATATGCTGTAAACCAATACTTCCAAATTACTAGAGATTATAAATTTATGGAAGAAATGGGATATGAAATGATAATTGACACAGCTATATTCTATTCAAATAGAGCTGAAGTTCAACCTGATGGAACATATGAGATAAAAGATGTAATGGGTCCTAATGAATATAAAGGTAATATTGATAATAATGCTTATATCAATATGTTCGCTAAATATAATATTAATTTAGCTTTAAAATATATTGACTTTTTAAAAAGTAAAAAACCAGAGATTTGAGAAGTGATTCAAACTAAAATACCTTATGAAATTGATTATTCTAAACTTAAGTTAGTTGCTAATAATCTTAAACAACAAGCACCAAATAAAGATTTAATTATTGCTGAGAATGATCAATTTTTAGAACTTTCAAAAGTTGATATTTCTGCATTTCAAATGCTTGGTGACGCAGGTAAAAAATTATTTAGCACCAAGGAAGGTCAAAAGGTATTAGCATCACAATTAGTTAAACAAGCTGATGTTGTTTTATTACTAAATATTCTTCCTCACCTATATACAAAAGAAGTTAGAAAAGCTAATTTTGATTATTATGAACCTATTACAACTCACGATTCATCATTATCGCCTGCTACATACGCAATAGAAGCTGTACGATTAAGAATGCTTAAACAAGCTTATAAATTATTTAAGTATGGAATTAACATTGATTTAGGGCAAAATATGCACAGTTCTAATGCTGGAATCCATGCTGGTGCATTAGCTTCAATTTATCAAATGATTATTTTTGGGTATGGTGGTCTTGATTGACATGATGACAAATTACATATTAATCCAATTCTTCCAGAACAATGAACTAAATTAACATATCGATTTAAATATCAAAGCAATCATTTTGAAGTTATTGTTAATAAAGAAAAATTTAGTGTTCAAATGATTAGTGAAACAATTAAAAAACCTACCTGAATTTGAATTGGTGATAAAAAGGTACAATTTGAAAATAATGAAATTTATGAGTTTGGAGTAATTGAAAATGTTTAA
- the pgmB gene encoding beta-phosphoglucomutase, which produces MFKGFIFDLDGVITDTAKLHFKAWQKTVKELGIDYSEEENEKLRGLPRIDTLKAILDMKKSSLSLSEAELVEIANQKNELYKELLKSEIDEKSILPGILEFLNKAKKHNIKLAIASSSYNAPMILKKLGIFEMFDYIVNPKDVTNGKPAPDIFIKAVQGINLKPCECIGFEDAPAGIKGIADAKIKSVAITHNSNEDFSNADLVLKSTSELDFNKILKMFD; this is translated from the coding sequence ATGTTTAAAGGATTTATTTTCGATTTAGACGGAGTCATCACAGATACAGCTAAATTACATTTTAAAGCTTGACAAAAAACAGTTAAAGAATTAGGAATTGATTATTCAGAAGAAGAAAATGAAAAATTACGTGGTCTTCCAAGAATTGATACTTTGAAAGCTATTTTAGATATGAAAAAATCTTCATTATCTTTATCTGAAGCTGAACTAGTAGAAATAGCAAATCAGAAAAATGAGCTTTATAAAGAGCTTCTTAAATCTGAGATTGATGAAAAATCAATCCTACCAGGAATTTTAGAATTTTTAAATAAAGCTAAAAAGCACAACATCAAATTAGCAATAGCCTCAAGTAGCTATAATGCCCCTATGATATTAAAGAAACTTGGTATTTTTGAGATGTTCGATTATATTGTTAATCCAAAAGATGTTACAAATGGGAAACCGGCTCCTGACATTTTTATTAAAGCTGTTCAAGGAATTAATTTAAAACCTTGTGAATGCATCGGATTTGAAGATGCGCCTGCCGGGATTAAAGGGATAGCAGATGCAAAAATTAAATCAGTTGCAATTACACACAATTCAAATGAAGATTTTTCAAATGCTGATTTAGTGTTAAAATCAACATCTGAACTTGACTTTAATAAAATTTTAAAAATGTTTGATTAA